The DNA sequence TCGACGGAGAGGCTCCTCGGCTTCGGGTGGGCCGAACCTCGCGATGTGCGCTCCGATCAGGGTTTTCCATTATCACTACGCCCCTATTTCGATTTTTTTCCACCCGACTACTCTTAGGCATTTACCAGTAGTACGTACCGGACCCAGAGCAGGTTCAGGGCAGTCGCTAACGGGTTCCCCCGCGATTGATCGGGTCGGGACCGTGACATGGCGAGGGCAGCGCGGCTTCTTCGAGTGCTCGACGAACTTGGACCCAGGTGGCAATCACGGTACGAGAGCGAGCGTCACGACCGGCGCGGACGCGACCGCCGCCGGCTGGCAGGGGCGGCGCCGGACCGCCGTGGTGAGTGAGCTCATACGTTCCGACCGAGCGGATCACGGTGCAATTGCCGAGCGCCCCGAATTCGGAGCTTGAACATTGCCGGGAACCGCCGCGCCAACCTGCGGGGATGCGGGTGCAGTGCTTGCTGGAACGGTACCGCGAGCGCGGGCGGCATCTGCCAGTGAAGTGTGGGCGCGCCTTTTAAAATTTGAACTCGGAAGAACATCGCGGGGGAGATCAGGTTCGAGATGAATGATCAGCTCGCGAGCTAGATTGTGGACTTCCTGGGCAAATTTCTTATGCTCGGCCCGAATAAGATCTTCCGAGAGTTGCGTATATTCGGCTGCCCCCCTGAAGACCTCATCCGCGTTCCTCTTGAAACGACTCCGGTCCGCATCGAAGAATCCAGTGTCACTGAAAAATTCTACATCCGTTTCCCCATGGAAACTCTCATATGCGAGATGATGCTTTATGTAATCTTGCTTTTCTTTGCCTTTGAGCTTCGAAACTGCGGTCGATATCACTTCAACGATGGCTAGGTCCAATACCGTGAACATCCCATCGCTGGCTTTCGTCTTGTCGACGCGGGCTCGCCATTCGGGATCCTTTCTGGCCTGCTCTTCCAGAAATTTCGCATTCCGCTCCTGTATGGACGCCACAAGCTTGGCGCAGCTCTCCGCTCGCTTCTGGTTCAGCTTCGGGAGAGAGGCGTTATAGATGGCGAGAAGCGGATCGCTGGGGAAGGACACGTCGGAGCTCTGAGGTGTTTCCGAGTTGCTAGCCGGTGCAGGCATTTTTTTCCTTTAGCGTAAGGAGGCCAGTGCAATAGATATTAAACCGGCCGCATTAACTTCTTCTTGCCGAGCCTCTTGACCTCGAAGTTTCGTGTCCGCTTCCGATGGGCTGTGGTGGGACGGGGCGGGGTCTTCGTCGGGCGGGTCGGAGGTGTCGTTCAGTTCTGAAACCACGCACCGAGGCCGGGTCGCTCGAAGGGGCCGGTGCGTCAGGCGTGAGCCCGCGCCCGTAGCGCCCGCAGACCCTCCTCCAGACCCCGCACGGGCCCAGGAAGGCACTCGGGAGCGGGAGGAGCGGTACGCCCACCGGGCTGGTGTCGAAGGCACCGTCTTCCCAGGTGTTCGAACCCTCGGTCTGCGCTGCTCTGCCGGTGGCAGAACACCGGCCGGACCGGGCTGGACGATCACTACAGTCCGGTCTCATGACGACGACGGCAACGATTACGACGCGTACGGTCGAGTACCCGGCCGACGGTTTGACGATGATCGGGCACCTCGCGCTCCCGGCCGGTGCCGACCGCCGGCCCGCAGTGCTGCTAGGGCCGGAGGGCATGGGGCTCAGCGACGTCGAGCGCCGCCGGGCCGATGCTCTCGCCGAGCTGGGATACGTAGCGCTGGCCTTCGACCTTCACGGCGGGCGCTATCTGAGTGACCCCGAGGAGATGCTGGCCCGTTGCCTGCCCCTGCTCGCCGATCCCGACCGGATGCGGCACATCGGCCACGCGGCACTCGACGAGGTGCGCGCCGAACCCCGGACCGACCCCGACCGGATCGCCGCCATCGGCTACGGCACCGGGGGCGCCATCGCGCTGGAACTCGGGCGAGGCGGCGTCGACCTGCGCGCGATCGGGACGGTCAACGCGACCACCACGGGCCGACCGGGCGAGGCAGCGCGCATCCGCTGCCCGGTGTGGGCCGGGGTCGGATCGGAAGACCCGATCATGCCGCCCTCGCGACGCAACGCGTTCACCGCCGAGATGCAGGCGGCGGGCGTCGACTGGCGCCTGGCGATCTACGGCGGCGCCCTGCACGCCTTCCACCACCCGCCGGTCGACCACCCCGTGGTCCCCGGTGTCGGCTACCACCCACAGCACGCGCGGCGAGCCTGGCGCGACGTCGTCGACCTGCTCGCCGAGTGCCTGCCCGTGACGGAGGACCCAGGGGCATGACCCGGGCAGGCATGGATCTGTGACGAGGGAGCCGTGACGAGACATCGACGCCGGCACTGGTGATCACCCACCTCCGTCGGACGGACCGTGCGCCGACGGTGTCCCCCGCCCCGGCTCCGGGCGGGGCCCCCGGGACACGGACGGGCAGCGGATGTCCGTATAGCGGAATGTCTGTGCTTCTTTCGGACAACCTGGCCGCTGCCCTGTCCGTTCCGTTGACTGTCTCCTTCGCCGCTGTGAGTCTTCTCGCCGCTCCGACATGCACATGCCATGAGTGGCTCCACCCCACAGCCACCTCCCGGAGGAGACAAGGTGAAACGAAGATTCGCCGTGGCGGGCGTCCTGCTCGCCGTCGTGCTCGGCTGCGGCACACTCCCCGCCGCGGCCGCCGGCTCCGCCCCCGTCGCGGACACCCTCGCCGCGCCCGACGTGGACGTGACCAAGGTGACCGCCCACCTGAACGAGCTGAGCGCCATCGCGGGGCGCAACGGCGGCAACCGCCGGTCCACCGGCCAGGGTTACCGCGACTCCGTCGCCTATGTGAAGGGCAGGCTTCAGGCCGCCGGCTACACCGTCACCGAGCAGCCCTGCACCTCGGGCTGCACCAGCGGGGCCGGCCCCAACCTGATCGCCGAGTGGCCGCGGGGCGACGCCAACAACGTGATCATGTTCGGCGCCCACCTCGACAGCGTCTCGGCGGGCCCGGGCATGAACGACAACGGCTCCGGTTCGGCCGCCCTGCTCGAGAACGCCCTGACGCTGGCGCAGCAGAACCCCAGCATGGCCAACCGGGTCCGCTTCGCCTGGTGGACCGACGAGGAGCAGGGCCTCAACGGGTCCGACTTCTACGTCCGTTCCCTGGCCTCGGCGGAGCGCTCCCGGATCAAGGCGTACTACAACTTCGACATGGTCGCCTCCACCAACGGCGGCTACTTCATCAACCACATCACCTCGTCCGCCGCCGCGCCCATGAAGGCGTACTGGGACTCGCTCGGGCTGCAGCCCGAGGAGAACACCGAGGGCGCCGGGCGCAGCGACGACTACTCCTTCGAGCAGTACGGCATCCCCACCTCCGGCTACGCGATGGGGGCCAGTGCCCGCAAGACGTCGGCGCAGGCCGCGAAGTGGGGCGGGACCGCGGGTTCCGCCTACGACCCCTGCTACCACCGGTCGTGCGACACCCTCACCAACATCAACACCACCGGCCTCGACCGCGCGTCCGACGGCATCGCGCACACCGTCTGGCAGCGGGCGGTGCTGGCCGGGACGGGCGGCTGCGACACCGCCGGCGTGGTGGCCAACGGCGGCTTCGAGAGCGGCACCACGCCGTGGGCCGGGGACACCGGCAGCATCGGCGCCCACTCGGGGCAGGCCGCCCACACCGGGACCCGGTTCGCCTGGCTGGCCGGGTACGGCAGCACGCGCACCGAGTCGATCAGCCAGTCGGTGACCGTGCCGGCCGGGTGCTCCCGGGCGACGCTGGACTACTGGCTGCACATCGACACCGACGAGTCCGGCTCGACGCCGTACGACAGGTTCACGGTGAAGGCCGGGGGCACCACGCTGGCCACCCTGTCCAACGCCGACGCCGGCAGCGGCTATGTGCAGCGTTCGGTGGATCTGACGGCGTACGCGGGGCAGACGGTGACCCTGACGTTCACCGGGAGCGAGGACTCCTCGCTGCAGACCGGCTTCGTCCTGGACGACGTGTCCCTGCGGAGCGGCTGAGCACCCCCCACGGGTGCGCCCCGCCGTGCTCCTTGCGGCGGGGCGGCCGTCGTCGGGGAATACGCTCGTCCGGCACCGCTGCTGTGCATCTTCGGAGGTACGACCATGACGACCACGGGCGACGAGCGGCCCTACCGCATCGAGCACGACTCCATGGGCGAGGTGAGGGTCCCGGCCGACGCCAAGTGGCGCGCGCAGACCCAGCGCGCCGTGGAGAACTTCCCCGTCTCCGGGCAGCGCCTGGAGCGCGCCCACATCGAGGCGCTGGCCCGCATCAAGGGCGCCGCGGCCAAGGTGAACGCCCGGCTGGGGGTGCTGGACGAGGACATCGCCGAGGCGATCCAGGCGGCGGCCGCCGAGGTCGCCGAGGGCAGGTGGGACGAGCACTTCCCCGTCGACGTGTTCCAGACCGGGTCCGGGACGTCGTCCAACATGAACGCCAACGAGGTCGTCGCCACCCTCGCGAGCGAGCGGCTGGGGCGCGACGTGCACCCCAACGACCACGTCAACGCCTCGCAGTCGTCCAACGACGTCTTCCCCTCGTCGCTGCACATCGCCGCCACGGCGGCCGTCACCCGTGATCTGATCCCGGCCCTCGGCCACCTCGCCGCGTCGCTCGAGCGCAAGGCGGAGGAGTTCGCCGACGTGGTGAAGTCCGGGCGGACCCATCTGATGGACGCCACGCCCGTGACGCTGGGCCAGGAGTTCGGCGGGTACGCGGCCCAGGTGCGGTACGGGATCGAGCGGCTGAACGCCTCGCTCCCCCGGCTCGCCGAGCTGCCGCTGGGCGGGACCGCCGTCGGCACCGGCATCAACACCCCGCCGGGGTTCTCGGCCGCCGTCATCGAGGAGGTCGCCCGGGTCACCGGGCTGCCGCTGACCGAGGCGCGCGACCACTTCGAGGCGCAGGGCGCCCGGGACGGCGTCGTGGAGACCAGCGGGCAGCTGCGCACGATCGCCGTCGGGCTGACGAAGATCGCCAATGATCTGCGGTGGATGTCCTCCGGGCCGCGCACCGGTCTCGCGGAGATCAGCCTGCCGGATCTGCAGCCGGGCTCCTCGATCATGCCCGGCAAGGTCAACCCGGTCGTCCCGGAGGCCGTGCTCATGGTGTGCGCGCAGGTGACCGGGAACGACGCGACGGTCGCCGCCGCCGGCGCCTCGGGCAACTTCGAGCTCAACGTGATGCTGCCGGTCATCGCGAAGAACGTGCTGGAGTCGGTGCGGCTGCTCGCGAACGTCTCCCGGCTGCTCGCCGACCGCACGGTCGACGGCATCGTCGCCCACCGCGAACGGGCCCGGGAGTACGCCGAGTCCTCGCCGTCCGTGGTGACCCCGCTCAACAAGTACATCGGTTACGAGGAGGCGGCCAAGGTCGCCAAGAAGGCCCTGGCCGAGCGGAAGACCATCCGTCAGGTGGTCCTGGAGGGCGGGTACGTCGAGCGCGGCGACCTCACCGTCGGGCAGCTCGACGAGGCGCTGGATGTCCTGCGTATGACGCGCCCGTAAAGCCTGGTGCGCCGGGCGTGAACCGTGACGGACGCCGCAGCGTCGTATGCCTCGGGCACCTAATATCTGCGCATGGCAGAGGGCGGAGCGATGAGGCACGGGGAAGCGGGCGGGACGGCGGGGCGCTGGGCGCCGGGGACACCGATCCTGTGGCGGTACCGGGAGAACGGCGGCGCGCGCATCCACATCGCGCGCCCCGTCACGGTCGTGCGCGACGAACCGGACCTGCTCGCCGTGTGGCTGGCGCCCGGCACCGAGTGTGTGAAGCCGGTGCTCGCCGACGGCACGCCCGTGCACCAGGAGCCGCTCGCCACCCGCTACACCAGGCCGCGCGCGGTGCAGCGGGACCGCTGGTTCGGCACCGGGGTGCTGAAGCTGGCCCGGCCCGGTGAGCCGTGGTCGGTGTGGCTGTTCTGGGACCAGGGCTGGCTGTTCAAGAACTGGTACGTGAACCTGGAGGAGCCGCTGGCCCGCTGGGCGGGCGGGGTGGACTCCGAGGACCACTTCCTGGACATCTCCGTGCACCCGGACCGCAGCTGGCACTGGCGTGACGAGGACGAGTTCGCGCAGGCCCGGCGGGACGGGCTGGTGGACTCCGCGCTGGCCGGGCGGGTGCGTGAGGCCGGGCGGGCGGCGGTGGAGGTGATCGGCTCGTGGGGGCCGCCGTTCTCGGACGGGTGGGAGAACTGGCGCCCGGACCCGTCGTGGGCGGTACCGTCACTGCCACAGGACTGGGACCGCATCCCGGCGCATGTGTCCTCGTGAGACCCTTGCTGCGCCCCGGGGCAGGAAACGTAGGATCGTCCTCCGCAAGGGGCGCGGGGCAGCAACCACCGGACCGCGCGCCGGGCTTGACCGATCGTCACCGAGGGGCGGCAGGACGTGAGCGAGGGGTACGGAAACACCGGTGCCGGCCGGGCAGGGTCGGCTGGTGGCACAGGAACAACCTCTGACCACGCGGGAAATCCGTTCCGGGGGCACGTATTCCGGGTATCGGAGTTTCGGCGGGACGAACCGCGCGCACGGCGTGCGCCGGACGGATGGACTCGACACGCGTGACGGAGCAGCCGACCTCCTTCGAGCGCCCGCAGCCGGGCGCTGACCCCGCGGACCCCCGCGGGGCGCTCTTGCGTACCCCGTCACCGGCCCGGGTGCCGGACGCGGGAGCCGCTTTACCCGTACAGGGCCGCTCCGGCGGTGAGTCCGGGGCCGCGTCCCCGGGGTCGCCGGACACGGTGACGCCCGGCGGCCCGGACCAGGACCCGGCGGAGCCCGGCGCCGAGCACTCCCAGCCGGGTGCCGGGCAGGGCGCCGAGCCGGACGCGCACCGGCCGCGGCCCGCCCCCGAGGGCATCCCGGTGCAGCCGGACGCGGGGTCGTCGCGCCCGGTGCCGGACAGCGACGGGCAGGAGCGCCGCACCGGGCAGGTCACCCCGCCCGGCCGGCCGACGCCGATGCGGCGGGACGGGGACCGGCTGCGGTTCGTCGGCGCCGCGACCCGGCGGATCGCCCGCGGCATCGACCTGGACGAGATCGTGATGGGGCTGTGCCGGGCGACCGTGCCCACCTTCTCCGACGCGATCCTGGTCTATCTGCGCGACCCGCTGCCGGTCGGCGACGAGCGGCCCACCGGCCCGCTGATGCTGCGGCTGCGCCGCACCGACCGGATCCCGCCGGAGCGGGACACCGAGGGCGGGTTCACCCCGGTCGCCCCGCCGGAGCCGAACGAGCTGGACTCCCTCGGCGCCGAACTGTGCACGGTGCGGCCCGGCAGCGCCCTGGCGGAGGTGCTGCGCGGGGTGCGGCCGGTGTTCACGGACGCGCCCGCCGCCCGGGCCGCGCTGCCGGAACTCCTGGGTGAGGAGGGCGCGTCGGTCGTCCCCGAGGGCCAGCGGGCGGTCCTCGCGCCGTTGCGCGGCCGGCGCCGGGTGATCGGCGCGGCGCTGTTCCTGCGCCGTCCCGAGCGCCTCCCGTTCGAGGCCGACGACCTGCTGGTCGCCGCGCAGCTCGCCACCCACAGCGCGCTCGGCATCGACAAGGCGGTGCTGTACGGGCGGGAGGCTTACATCGCCGACGAGTTGCAGCGCACCATGCTCCCGGAGAACCTGCCGCGCTGCACCGGTGTGCGGCTGGCGTCGCGGTACCTGCCGGCCGCGGAGACCGCGCGGGTGGGCGGTGACTGGTACGACGCGATCCCGCTGCCCGGCAGCCGGGTCGCGCTGGTCGTCGGCGACGTCATGGGGCACTCCATGACCTCCGCGGCGATCATGGGCCAGCTGCGCACCACCGCGCAGACCCTGGCCGGCCTCGACCTGCCGCCGCAGGAGGTGCTGCACCACCTCGACGAGCAGGCGCAGCGGCTCGGCGTGGACCGCATGGCGACCTGCCTGTACGCGGTGTACGACCCGGTATCGCATCGCATCACCATCGCCAACGCCGGTCATCCGCCGCCCATTCTGCTGCATCTGGGCGGCCGGGCCGAGGTGCTGCGGGTGCCCGCGGGCGCCCCGATCGGTGTGGGCGGGGTGGACTTCGAGGCCGTTGAGCTGGACGCGCCCGCCGGGGCGACGCTGCTGCTCTACACCGACGGTCTGGTGGAGTCGCGGCTGCGCGACGTGTGGACCGGCATCGAGCAGCTGCGCGAGAAGCTCGCCGCGACCGCGCAGCTGACGGGGCCGGATCATCCGCCGCCGCTGGAGGCGCTGTGCGACGAGGTGCTCGACATGCTCGGTCCGGGCGACCGGGACGACGACATCGCGCTGCTCGCCGCCCGTTTCGACGGGATCGCGCCGAGCGACGTGGCGTACTGGTTCCTGGAGCCGGAGGACGCCGCTCCCGGGCGGGCCCGCCGGCTGGCCCGGCGGGCGCTGTCCCGCTGGGACATGGAGGACCTCA is a window from the Streptomyces capillispiralis genome containing:
- a CDS encoding dienelactone hydrolase family protein; translation: MTTTATITTRTVEYPADGLTMIGHLALPAGADRRPAVLLGPEGMGLSDVERRRADALAELGYVALAFDLHGGRYLSDPEEMLARCLPLLADPDRMRHIGHAALDEVRAEPRTDPDRIAAIGYGTGGAIALELGRGGVDLRAIGTVNATTTGRPGEAARIRCPVWAGVGSEDPIMPPSRRNAFTAEMQAAGVDWRLAIYGGALHAFHHPPVDHPVVPGVGYHPQHARRAWRDVVDLLAECLPVTEDPGA
- a CDS encoding ATP-binding SpoIIE family protein phosphatase translates to MDSTRVTEQPTSFERPQPGADPADPRGALLRTPSPARVPDAGAALPVQGRSGGESGAASPGSPDTVTPGGPDQDPAEPGAEHSQPGAGQGAEPDAHRPRPAPEGIPVQPDAGSSRPVPDSDGQERRTGQVTPPGRPTPMRRDGDRLRFVGAATRRIARGIDLDEIVMGLCRATVPTFSDAILVYLRDPLPVGDERPTGPLMLRLRRTDRIPPERDTEGGFTPVAPPEPNELDSLGAELCTVRPGSALAEVLRGVRPVFTDAPAARAALPELLGEEGASVVPEGQRAVLAPLRGRRRVIGAALFLRRPERLPFEADDLLVAAQLATHSALGIDKAVLYGREAYIADELQRTMLPENLPRCTGVRLASRYLPAAETARVGGDWYDAIPLPGSRVALVVGDVMGHSMTSAAIMGQLRTTAQTLAGLDLPPQEVLHHLDEQAQRLGVDRMATCLYAVYDPVSHRITIANAGHPPPILLHLGGRAEVLRVPAGAPIGVGGVDFEAVELDAPAGATLLLYTDGLVESRLRDVWTGIEQLREKLAATAQLTGPDHPPPLEALCDEVLDMLGPGDRDDDIALLAARFDGIAPSDVAYWFLEPEDAAPGRARRLARRALSRWDMEDLSDSVELLVSEVVTNAVRYATRPVTLRLLRTDVLRCEVGDDVPQLPRLRQARATDEGGRGLYLVNRLARRWGATRLSTGKVVWFELNHG
- a CDS encoding M28 family peptidase, whose product is MKRRFAVAGVLLAVVLGCGTLPAAAAGSAPVADTLAAPDVDVTKVTAHLNELSAIAGRNGGNRRSTGQGYRDSVAYVKGRLQAAGYTVTEQPCTSGCTSGAGPNLIAEWPRGDANNVIMFGAHLDSVSAGPGMNDNGSGSAALLENALTLAQQNPSMANRVRFAWWTDEEQGLNGSDFYVRSLASAERSRIKAYYNFDMVASTNGGYFINHITSSAAAPMKAYWDSLGLQPEENTEGAGRSDDYSFEQYGIPTSGYAMGASARKTSAQAAKWGGTAGSAYDPCYHRSCDTLTNINTTGLDRASDGIAHTVWQRAVLAGTGGCDTAGVVANGGFESGTTPWAGDTGSIGAHSGQAAHTGTRFAWLAGYGSTRTESISQSVTVPAGCSRATLDYWLHIDTDESGSTPYDRFTVKAGGTTLATLSNADAGSGYVQRSVDLTAYAGQTVTLTFTGSEDSSLQTGFVLDDVSLRSG
- a CDS encoding class II fumarate hydratase, with the translated sequence MTTTGDERPYRIEHDSMGEVRVPADAKWRAQTQRAVENFPVSGQRLERAHIEALARIKGAAAKVNARLGVLDEDIAEAIQAAAAEVAEGRWDEHFPVDVFQTGSGTSSNMNANEVVATLASERLGRDVHPNDHVNASQSSNDVFPSSLHIAATAAVTRDLIPALGHLAASLERKAEEFADVVKSGRTHLMDATPVTLGQEFGGYAAQVRYGIERLNASLPRLAELPLGGTAVGTGINTPPGFSAAVIEEVARVTGLPLTEARDHFEAQGARDGVVETSGQLRTIAVGLTKIANDLRWMSSGPRTGLAEISLPDLQPGSSIMPGKVNPVVPEAVLMVCAQVTGNDATVAAAGASGNFELNVMLPVIAKNVLESVRLLANVSRLLADRTVDGIVAHRERAREYAESSPSVVTPLNKYIGYEEAAKVAKKALAERKTIRQVVLEGGYVERGDLTVGQLDEALDVLRMTRP
- the fomD gene encoding cytidylyl-2-hydroxypropylphosphonate hydrolase, producing the protein MAEGGAMRHGEAGGTAGRWAPGTPILWRYRENGGARIHIARPVTVVRDEPDLLAVWLAPGTECVKPVLADGTPVHQEPLATRYTRPRAVQRDRWFGTGVLKLARPGEPWSVWLFWDQGWLFKNWYVNLEEPLARWAGGVDSEDHFLDISVHPDRSWHWRDEDEFAQARRDGLVDSALAGRVREAGRAAVEVIGSWGPPFSDGWENWRPDPSWAVPSLPQDWDRIPAHVSS